In Archangium violaceum, the following are encoded in one genomic region:
- a CDS encoding aminotransferase class I/II-fold pyridoxal phosphate-dependent enzyme, protein MEPIAIIGMSCRFPGAESVSAFEHLLEKGLEGVREVTRDRWDNDAYHDDDPKAPGKTNTRQCALLSSIDQFDAAFFGISRREAELMDPQQRVSLEVAWEALEAACVPPLALAGSRTGVFLGLANSDYNRMIYRDPRRIEAHHGTGVALSITANRLSYLLNLKGPSMVVDTACSSSLVAVHLACQSLRTGESDLVLAGGVSLILSPESSITFTKSGMMAPDGRCKTFDAAADGYGRGEGCGIVILKRLSDAVRDGNAIWAVIRGSAVNQDGLTNGLTAPNGPSQEAVVREALRNAGVPARAIGYVEAHGTGTPLGDPIEWRALGHVLSEGRSREEPCWVGSVKTNIGHLEAAAGIAGLIKTVLSLRSKRIYPHLHFKRPNPYLASENECLRVPVQSHEWGSTPRLAGVSAFGFGGTNAHFILEEAGAVPPPEQPPREAGRPLHVLALSAKSDEALIQLARLHHEHLETHPQLDAASVCASANVGRSHLGRRLCIIGSSNAQLRQALASVVDGAPLVGPASTARHVQRPPRLSFLFTEGTPELLEAGRELFATQPTFRRAVELCVSSLEASVSLGLLDAFSGRGTPWGGPGQEALACFAVQYGLAQLCASWGLEAQAVSAEGQGHYVAACFAGVLPLDGALRLATQAAEVRASPDDASRLAAYERTLRGLRLSPPRCEFVTRGGPDASVTRIEFWLSCPRMSGDASSALEVSGAGGGSVLIEVGVASADARVSGTSVRAEQEDGVFVVSALQSARREGRLPLIGRGPEVWPALLRCVAELYVRGAALDWAAFERDYPRQWVALPHYPFQRQRYWFQAETHTAQAEEREVVLAAPVRLLRPAEATQEPRAPAVQLEDCFYEMVWNASARPGAGGMEAARKGGLWVVFGNPDGFFQTFVRELERHALPCVAVEWGEELRELGERRWVLNPEHERSHAELFGSLRGRVDRIVCLSSPPSSEPKLLTAERLGRAQSEGFSAIQLVRAVLEQPGGERPALAFVTRRAASVLPGESPCMEQAPLVGVAKSLGMEHPELWGKWIDVGAQEGPEVATDVIQELLEPGRERSVALRQGRRYVPGVARCATPAHREPFVRGDGSYLITGGLGALGLHTARWLARQGARSLVLVSRGGARPEHESALRELQAAGVKVSIAPVDVADAASVERLVAELRQGALPLRGIIHAAGVSRPCRFADMDRSTWDAICRPKVLGSWNLHEASRRAELDFFVSYSSIASLWGLANQAPYAAANAFVDALAHHRRGLGLPGLSINWGPWQAGMASSGFRQWLERRGIRALNPSLAVEALSRLVPGPRAQAAVVDLDWQVFEAVSGGSGAQVSALEGVPSLEAVTAKLCALVADIARSSPDDIDPGQPLSASGLDSIMLLELQSGISLQFGSELTLEQVASCENIHDLAARVLQGRSLPPPVSRNLSPEMPVEQPTRHGEAASASGDAPDGGAGSRELEPERYRFELCPEVRELEGRIHAAQAQGASNPYFRLGDGVSEQTLVVEGREVINYSGYNYLGLAAHPHVKAAVVQAIERYGTSVSASRIASGDRPLHRELERALAAWLGVPACIAFVGGHATNETTIGHLFNSEDLILTDALSHNSLLQGCRLSGATHLVFPHNDWRHLDELLGQRRHRYRRALIVIEGLYSMDGDIPELPRFIDIKRRHKSFLMVDEAHSIGVLGRTGRGIAEHFQVDPSGVDLWMGTLSKALASCGGYIACQESVAEYLKYTAPGFVYSVGMSPSNAAAALAALQVLQQDSSPLAVLKERASLFLELARSAGLDTGMSQGTPVIPIMLGDSLLALRLSNGLLQRGIGVQPVISPAVQERAARLRFFLNCLHTEEQIRYTVAAVAEELERAQRLPPKREALAGH, encoded by the coding sequence ATGGAACCGATTGCCATCATTGGTATGAGCTGCCGTTTCCCAGGGGCCGAGAGTGTCTCGGCGTTCGAGCACCTGCTCGAGAAGGGTCTCGAAGGTGTGCGGGAGGTCACCCGGGATCGCTGGGACAACGACGCGTATCATGATGACGATCCGAAGGCGCCTGGGAAGACCAACACACGGCAGTGCGCCCTCCTGTCGAGCATCGACCAGTTCGATGCGGCGTTCTTCGGCATCTCCAGACGCGAGGCCGAGCTCATGGACCCGCAGCAGCGGGTCAGCCTTGAGGTGGCGTGGGAGGCGCTCGAAGCGGCGTGTGTGCCCCCGCTGGCCCTGGCGGGCAGCCGTACCGGCGTGTTCCTCGGGTTGGCCAACAGCGACTACAATCGCATGATCTACCGCGATCCACGTCGCATCGAGGCCCATCATGGCACGGGCGTGGCGCTCAGCATCACCGCCAACCGCCTCTCGTACCTGCTGAACCTGAAGGGGCCGAGCATGGTCGTGGACACGGCCTGCTCCTCCTCGCTGGTGGCGGTGCACCTGGCCTGTCAGAGCCTGCGCACCGGAGAGTCCGACCTCGTCCTCGCCGGTGGTGTGAGTCTGATCCTGTCACCGGAGTCGAGCATCACCTTCACGAAGTCCGGCATGATGGCGCCTGACGGCCGTTGCAAGACGTTCGATGCGGCGGCGGATGGCTATGGGCGCGGGGAGGGCTGCGGCATCGTCATCCTCAAGCGGCTGTCGGACGCGGTTCGCGACGGCAATGCCATCTGGGCCGTCATTCGTGGGTCCGCGGTGAACCAGGATGGTTTGACCAATGGATTGACGGCGCCCAACGGACCCTCCCAGGAGGCCGTGGTCCGAGAGGCCCTCCGCAACGCCGGCGTTCCCGCCCGGGCCATCGGTTATGTCGAAGCGCACGGAACCGGCACCCCGCTCGGCGATCCCATCGAGTGGCGGGCGTTGGGGCATGTGCTCTCGGAGGGACGGAGCCGCGAGGAGCCGTGCTGGGTGGGTTCGGTGAAGACCAATATCGGCCACCTGGAAGCCGCCGCCGGTATCGCGGGTTTGATCAAGACCGTTCTCTCGCTGCGCAGCAAGCGGATATATCCACACCTGCATTTCAAGCGGCCCAACCCCTATCTTGCTTCGGAGAATGAGTGTCTGCGGGTCCCCGTGCAATCGCATGAGTGGGGCTCCACTCCGAGGCTCGCGGGAGTCAGTGCGTTTGGCTTTGGAGGCACCAACGCCCACTTCATCCTCGAGGAGGCTGGCGCCGTCCCCCCTCCAGAGCAGCCCCCGCGGGAGGCCGGGCGCCCCCTGCATGTCCTGGCCCTCTCGGCGAAGAGCGACGAGGCGTTGATCCAGCTCGCACGCCTTCACCACGAGCACCTCGAGACCCACCCTCAGCTCGATGCCGCGAGCGTCTGTGCCTCGGCGAACGTGGGCCGCAGCCACCTGGGGCGGCGCTTGTGCATCATTGGAAGCTCCAACGCGCAACTGCGACAGGCGCTCGCGAGCGTCGTGGACGGCGCCCCCCTCGTCGGGCCCGCGAGCACGGCCCGCCACGTTCAACGCCCGCCCAGACTCTCGTTCCTCTTCACGGAGGGCACGCCGGAGCTTCTGGAGGCGGGGCGTGAGTTGTTCGCCACCCAGCCGACCTTCCGCCGGGCCGTCGAGCTCTGCGTGTCGTCCCTGGAGGCGTCCGTCTCGCTGGGACTGCTCGACGCGTTTTCCGGACGCGGCACCCCCTGGGGTGGACCCGGCCAGGAGGCGCTCGCCTGTTTCGCCGTCCAGTATGGCCTCGCCCAGCTCTGCGCGTCGTGGGGACTCGAGGCGCAAGCCGTCTCCGCGGAGGGTCAGGGGCATTACGTCGCGGCCTGCTTCGCGGGAGTCCTCCCTCTCGATGGCGCGCTGCGCCTGGCCACGCAGGCCGCGGAGGTGCGGGCTTCGCCGGACGATGCTTCAAGGCTGGCGGCCTACGAGCGGACGCTCCGCGGGCTTCGCCTCTCGCCGCCCAGGTGCGAGTTCGTCACACGCGGCGGGCCCGATGCGTCCGTGACCCGCATCGAGTTCTGGCTCTCCTGCCCGCGGATGAGCGGCGACGCCTCCAGCGCGCTCGAGGTGTCAGGGGCAGGAGGGGGCTCGGTGCTCATCGAGGTGGGCGTGGCCTCGGCCGACGCCCGTGTGTCCGGGACTTCGGTCCGCGCGGAGCAGGAGGATGGGGTCTTCGTGGTCTCGGCGCTGCAATCGGCGCGTCGGGAAGGTCGGCTCCCGCTCATCGGACGAGGCCCGGAGGTATGGCCAGCGCTGTTGCGGTGTGTCGCGGAGTTGTACGTACGTGGTGCCGCCCTGGACTGGGCGGCCTTCGAGCGGGATTACCCTCGCCAGTGGGTAGCGCTTCCCCATTATCCCTTCCAACGCCAGCGCTATTGGTTCCAAGCCGAGACGCACACAGCCCAGGCCGAGGAGCGGGAGGTGGTACTCGCGGCTCCCGTGAGGCTCCTCCGCCCGGCCGAAGCCACTCAGGAGCCGAGGGCCCCCGCCGTACAACTCGAGGACTGCTTCTATGAGATGGTATGGAATGCGAGCGCCCGGCCAGGCGCTGGCGGCATGGAAGCGGCGAGGAAGGGCGGGCTTTGGGTCGTCTTCGGCAATCCGGATGGCTTCTTCCAGACGTTCGTTCGCGAGTTGGAGCGACACGCGCTTCCCTGTGTCGCGGTGGAGTGGGGGGAGGAGCTCCGCGAGCTGGGCGAGCGTCGTTGGGTCCTGAACCCGGAGCATGAGCGAAGCCATGCGGAGCTGTTCGGATCGCTCCGTGGACGGGTGGACCGTATCGTCTGCCTGAGCAGTCCACCCTCGAGCGAGCCGAAGCTCCTGACCGCGGAGCGACTGGGCCGGGCCCAGAGCGAGGGCTTCAGCGCGATCCAGCTCGTGCGCGCGGTGCTCGAACAGCCGGGCGGTGAGCGGCCAGCGCTCGCGTTCGTGACCCGCCGGGCCGCGTCGGTGCTGCCTGGGGAGTCGCCATGCATGGAGCAGGCTCCGCTGGTGGGGGTGGCGAAGAGCCTGGGCATGGAACACCCCGAGCTCTGGGGGAAGTGGATCGATGTCGGTGCGCAGGAGGGGCCTGAGGTCGCCACGGACGTCATCCAGGAGTTGCTCGAGCCGGGCCGGGAGCGGTCGGTGGCGTTGCGTCAGGGAAGACGCTACGTGCCAGGCGTGGCGCGCTGTGCCACGCCCGCTCACCGGGAGCCATTCGTCCGAGGAGATGGCAGCTACCTGATTACCGGGGGCCTGGGTGCCCTTGGCTTGCACACGGCGCGGTGGCTGGCCCGGCAGGGGGCGCGCTCTCTCGTGCTGGTGAGCCGCGGTGGGGCTCGACCCGAGCACGAGTCCGCCTTGCGCGAGCTCCAGGCCGCGGGGGTGAAGGTCTCGATTGCTCCGGTCGATGTCGCCGACGCCGCCTCGGTCGAACGGCTCGTGGCGGAGCTCCGTCAGGGCGCCCTGCCGCTTCGGGGCATCATCCACGCCGCGGGGGTGTCACGGCCGTGCCGCTTCGCGGACATGGACCGGAGCACCTGGGACGCCATCTGCCGGCCCAAGGTCCTCGGCTCCTGGAACCTCCATGAGGCGAGCCGGCGGGCCGAGCTCGACTTCTTCGTGAGCTACTCCTCCATTGCGTCGCTCTGGGGGTTGGCGAACCAGGCGCCGTACGCCGCGGCCAATGCGTTCGTGGATGCCCTGGCGCACCATCGTCGGGGCCTGGGACTCCCCGGGCTCAGCATCAACTGGGGACCCTGGCAGGCGGGCATGGCCTCATCGGGCTTCAGGCAGTGGTTGGAGCGGAGGGGGATTCGTGCCCTGAATCCCTCGCTGGCGGTGGAGGCGCTGTCGCGCCTCGTGCCAGGTCCGCGCGCCCAGGCCGCGGTCGTCGATCTCGACTGGCAGGTGTTCGAGGCGGTCAGCGGAGGGAGTGGGGCGCAAGTGAGCGCCCTGGAGGGTGTGCCCTCGTTGGAGGCCGTCACCGCGAAGCTGTGTGCCCTGGTCGCGGACATCGCGCGCAGCAGTCCGGACGACATCGACCCAGGCCAGCCCTTGAGCGCCTCCGGCCTGGACTCCATCATGCTCCTGGAGCTTCAATCTGGCATCTCGCTCCAGTTCGGTTCGGAGCTGACGCTCGAACAGGTCGCGAGCTGCGAGAACATCCATGACCTCGCGGCGCGCGTGCTCCAGGGCCGCTCACTGCCGCCGCCCGTCTCCAGGAACCTCTCGCCGGAAATGCCCGTGGAGCAGCCCACGCGGCACGGTGAAGCCGCGTCGGCCTCGGGGGACGCGCCGGATGGCGGAGCCGGCTCGCGAGAGCTCGAGCCCGAGCGATATCGCTTCGAGCTGTGCCCCGAGGTGCGGGAGCTCGAAGGGAGGATTCACGCCGCACAGGCGCAAGGGGCCAGCAATCCCTACTTCCGGCTCGGCGATGGGGTCAGCGAGCAGACCCTGGTGGTCGAGGGGCGGGAGGTCATCAACTATTCGGGCTACAACTACCTGGGCCTCGCGGCGCACCCGCACGTGAAGGCGGCCGTCGTGCAGGCCATCGAACGCTATGGGACGTCGGTCTCGGCGAGCCGTATCGCCTCCGGAGATCGGCCGCTGCACCGCGAGCTGGAGCGGGCCCTGGCGGCCTGGTTGGGTGTGCCCGCCTGCATCGCCTTCGTCGGTGGACACGCGACGAACGAGACGACCATCGGACATCTCTTCAACAGCGAAGACCTGATATTGACCGATGCGCTGAGCCACAACAGCCTGCTTCAAGGCTGCCGCCTCTCCGGGGCCACCCATCTGGTGTTCCCGCACAATGACTGGCGCCACCTCGATGAGCTCCTGGGTCAACGCCGGCATCGCTACCGTCGCGCCCTGATTGTCATTGAAGGCCTGTACAGCATGGACGGGGATATTCCAGAGCTGCCGAGATTCATCGACATCAAGCGGCGGCACAAGTCCTTCCTCATGGTGGACGAGGCCCACTCGATAGGAGTGCTGGGCCGCACGGGACGCGGGATCGCCGAGCACTTCCAGGTGGACCCGAGTGGCGTCGACTTGTGGATGGGAACGCTCAGCAAGGCGCTGGCGAGTTGTGGTGGATATATCGCGTGCCAGGAGTCCGTTGCCGAGTACCTCAAATACACCGCGCCTGGGTTCGTCTACAGCGTGGGCATGTCACCGAGCAATGCGGCGGCGGCGCTCGCGGCGCTCCAGGTGTTGCAGCAGGATTCGAGCCCCCTGGCCGTCTTGAAGGAGCGCGCCTCGCTTTTCCTGGAGCTTGCTCGAAGCGCGGGCCTCGATACGGGCATGAGTCAGGGGACACCCGTCATTCCGATCATGCTCGGAGACTCGCTGCTGGCACTCCGGCTCTCGAATGGCCTGCTCCAGCGGGGCATCGGCGTGCAGCCCGTCATCTCACCCGCCGTGCAGGAGCGCGCCGCCCGCCTCCGGTTCTTCTTGAACTGCCTGCATACCGAAGAGCAGATCCGCTACACGGTGGCGGCGGTTGCCGAGGAGCTCGAGCGCGCGCAGCGCCTTCCCCCGAAGAGGGAGGCGCTCGCGGGCCACTGA
- a CDS encoding acyl-CoA desaturase, which yields MNLQPVDAADVVPSPRAARPGKVSLGKVSGPHQRRIWLAIALPALASAVALALLWVRPIQPLEAGLLVGMALLTQVGIEVGYHRFLSHRAFSATKPIKVLLTVLGSMALQGPPIYWVATHRRHHRFSDRPGDIHSPHLVSPGRWSTLRGMWHAHLGWVLRLELTNTAVLAKDLMRDPLMVRLNRHYVWWLALGLAFPAVLGGVVTGTWSGAFFCFLWGGPVRIFLVQHLTYAVNSLGHSIGNRAYDTTERSTNNFWLAPFTLGGAWHNNHHAFPGSAATGLRWWQLDPGYRLIWALQKMGLVSQVKVPSREALRARWAASQTSDSASDDTENMEMD from the coding sequence ATGAACCTTCAGCCTGTCGACGCGGCGGACGTCGTGCCGAGCCCCCGAGCCGCCAGGCCGGGCAAGGTGTCCCTGGGGAAGGTGAGCGGGCCACACCAGCGGCGCATCTGGCTCGCCATCGCGTTGCCGGCATTGGCCTCCGCCGTGGCGCTCGCGCTTCTCTGGGTACGGCCCATCCAGCCGCTCGAAGCCGGGCTGCTCGTCGGCATGGCGCTCCTCACCCAGGTGGGAATCGAGGTCGGGTACCATCGCTTCCTGTCGCACCGGGCCTTCTCCGCGACGAAGCCCATCAAGGTCCTGTTGACGGTGTTGGGCTCGATGGCGCTGCAAGGTCCTCCCATCTACTGGGTCGCCACACACCGCAGGCATCACCGGTTCAGTGATCGCCCCGGAGACATCCACTCGCCGCATCTTGTTTCCCCGGGCCGGTGGAGCACGCTCCGGGGAATGTGGCACGCGCACCTGGGGTGGGTGCTTCGCCTGGAGCTGACGAATACGGCCGTGCTCGCCAAGGACCTGATGCGCGACCCGCTGATGGTCCGCCTGAACCGGCACTATGTCTGGTGGCTCGCCCTCGGGTTGGCCTTCCCGGCGGTCCTCGGCGGAGTGGTGACGGGCACCTGGTCGGGAGCGTTCTTCTGCTTCCTGTGGGGCGGCCCCGTGCGAATCTTCCTGGTGCAGCACCTGACCTATGCGGTCAACTCGTTGGGGCACAGTATTGGCAACCGTGCCTATGACACCACCGAGCGGAGCACGAACAACTTCTGGCTGGCTCCATTCACCCTGGGCGGTGCCTGGCACAACAATCACCATGCATTCCCCGGCTCGGCGGCGACCGGGCTCAGGTGGTGGCAGTTGGATCCGGGCTACCGGCTGATCTGGGCGTTGCAGAAGATGGGCCTCGTATCGCAGGTCAAGGTTCCGAGCAGGGAGGCGCTGCGCGCGCGATGGGCCGCGAGCCAGACCTCCGACAGCGCGTCTGACGACACAGAGAACATGGAGATGGACTGA
- a CDS encoding acyl carrier protein produces the protein MISNLSELLAVAPEEIDVNEPFSRLGLDSAAAVGLIGDLEHLLGRSLSPTLAYDHPTISDLARHLGGEGK, from the coding sequence ATGATTTCGAACCTGTCGGAGCTCCTGGCGGTGGCGCCCGAGGAGATCGACGTGAACGAGCCCTTCAGCCGCCTGGGATTGGACTCCGCGGCGGCTGTCGGGCTGATCGGCGATCTCGAGCACTTGTTGGGCCGGTCTCTCTCGCCGACGCTGGCGTACGACCATCCGACCATCTCGGACCTGGCCCGGCACCTGGGCGGGGAGGGCAAATGA
- a CDS encoding SAM-dependent methyltransferase has protein sequence MTRQGVATPGAEGHASSRTENPGASIEAVAEHYDVSNEFFALWLDESRTYSCALWQPGDTLETAQLRKIDYHVEQARARGAARVLDIGCGWGSTLRRLVDVHGVQHAHGLTLSRAQAEAITSAGDSRISVSLESWSDHVPEEPYDAIICVGAFEHFARPDISVAEKIAGYRSFFERCHQWLKPSGWLSLQTMVYGNALREDLNRFIATEVSRESDLPRMAEVAEAIERRFELVQLRNDREDYRRTCDEYLVRLKARREKAHALVGEKTTKAYERFLSYSILSFHVGSVDLMRLSLRRIDRPRA, from the coding sequence ATGACACGGCAAGGCGTGGCGACGCCGGGCGCCGAGGGACATGCGTCCTCGCGAACCGAGAACCCGGGTGCATCGATCGAGGCGGTCGCGGAGCACTACGATGTGAGCAATGAGTTCTTCGCGCTGTGGTTGGACGAGAGCCGCACCTATTCGTGCGCCCTCTGGCAGCCTGGAGACACGCTCGAAACCGCGCAGCTTCGGAAGATCGACTATCACGTGGAGCAGGCTCGCGCCCGGGGAGCCGCGCGGGTGCTGGACATTGGCTGCGGGTGGGGCTCGACGCTCAGGCGCCTGGTGGATGTCCATGGCGTACAGCACGCGCATGGGCTCACCCTGAGCCGCGCCCAGGCGGAGGCCATCACCTCCGCGGGGGACTCCCGCATCTCGGTCAGCTTGGAGAGCTGGTCCGACCATGTTCCAGAGGAGCCCTACGACGCCATCATCTGCGTCGGGGCCTTCGAGCACTTCGCCAGACCCGACATCAGTGTCGCCGAGAAGATCGCCGGCTACCGGAGCTTCTTCGAGCGCTGCCATCAATGGCTCAAGCCTTCTGGATGGCTGTCGTTGCAGACCATGGTCTATGGCAACGCTCTCCGGGAGGATCTCAACCGGTTCATCGCCACCGAGGTCTCGAGGGAGTCCGACCTGCCGCGGATGGCCGAGGTGGCGGAGGCCATCGAGCGCCGGTTCGAGCTGGTCCAACTGCGCAACGACCGGGAGGACTACCGGCGTACGTGCGATGAGTATCTCGTGAGGCTGAAGGCCAGACGCGAGAAGGCCCATGCGCTCGTCGGTGAGAAGACCACCAAAGCCTATGAGCGCTTCTTGAGCTATTCCATCCTCAGCTTCCATGTCGGCAGCGTCGACTTGATGCGGCTGAGCCTGCGGCGGATCGACAGGCCGAGGGCTTGA
- a CDS encoding acyl-CoA desaturase, translated as MSHVETIESPRLLRGRWVHVTALLLLPPLGTCVALALLPVLYFDWLEVALLLGMWLLSGLGVTVGYHRYFTHRAFQTSAPVQVVLVILGSMAIQGPLLYWASLHRRHHEYSDTGPDPHSPWMRGEESLGRLRGLWHSHVGWMFNHKIPNPSRYVPDLLRNKLINKVSRLYPLWALLGLVLPALIGGLVRRDWAGVVQCFLWGGPVRLFLEAHAVWSVNSIAHSYGSRGFDTREESRNNAWLAIPTLGESWHNNHHAFPSSARFGLEWWQWDIGGGVIDMLARLGLVWDVRRPSEDRILEKKKSLEADPHPTVPEP; from the coding sequence ATGAGCCACGTGGAAACCATCGAGAGCCCTCGACTGCTCCGCGGGCGTTGGGTCCACGTGACGGCCCTGCTGCTCCTGCCTCCCCTGGGAACGTGCGTGGCGTTGGCGCTGCTGCCGGTGCTGTACTTCGACTGGCTGGAAGTCGCCCTGCTGCTCGGGATGTGGCTCTTGAGTGGATTGGGCGTGACGGTCGGCTACCACCGGTATTTCACCCACCGTGCCTTTCAAACGAGTGCTCCCGTTCAGGTCGTGCTCGTGATTCTGGGGTCGATGGCGATACAGGGCCCCCTGCTCTACTGGGCGAGCCTGCACAGACGCCATCACGAATACAGCGACACGGGCCCGGATCCGCACTCGCCCTGGATGCGGGGGGAGGAGTCCCTGGGGCGGCTGCGAGGCCTGTGGCACAGTCATGTGGGTTGGATGTTCAACCACAAGATTCCAAACCCGAGCCGCTATGTGCCGGACCTCTTGCGCAACAAGCTCATCAACAAGGTGAGCAGGTTGTATCCCTTGTGGGCGCTGCTGGGGCTCGTGTTGCCCGCGCTCATCGGAGGCCTCGTGCGGAGGGACTGGGCGGGGGTGGTGCAGTGCTTCCTGTGGGGGGGGCCGGTCCGCCTGTTTCTCGAGGCGCATGCTGTCTGGAGCGTCAACTCCATCGCGCACAGCTATGGCAGCCGCGGCTTCGACACGCGCGAGGAGAGCCGGAACAATGCATGGCTGGCCATCCCGACGCTCGGGGAGTCGTGGCACAACAATCATCACGCCTTTCCGAGCTCGGCGCGCTTCGGGCTCGAGTGGTGGCAGTGGGACATCGGGGGTGGGGTGATCGATATGCTCGCGAGGCTGGGGCTCGTATGGGATGTGCGACGCCCCTCGGAGGACCGCATCCTGGAGAAGAAGAAGTCGCTCGAGGCCGACCCGCATCCGACGGTGCCCGAGCCATGA